The following is a genomic window from Chryseobacterium sp. StRB126.
TCAATTATGATGAAAATGACGGATATTTCGATCACGTCATTCCTTTTGCTCCACCATTAAATCCAAGTCAACCGGTTGATATCAACGGAAAAAGCGGTGTAGAATATGTAAGCAAAGATCAGGAATACATGTCTGATCCTACTTTAAAAGATTACGAAAAAACAGAAGGAACGGTAGGATTGGGCTACAGGGTTCCTATGATTATTGCTTCTCCGTGGACGAAAGGAGGTTTTGTGAACTCTGAAGTTTCAGATCATACTTCTGTATTGCAGTTTCTGGAGAAGTTCATTATGAAGAAATTCAATAAAAATGTTCATGTAGACAATATCAGTGAATGGAGAAGAGCAGTGTGTGGTGATCTTACTTCAGCCTTTAATTCTCCCAATATCAAAGCTCCACAAATGGATTATCTGGATCAGAAAGATTATGCTAAAACCATTAATGCTGCGAAAAATAAACCTGTTCCTCAACTGAAATGGTATACCGAAAATGAACTGAAGAATGATTTGCTTGAAATTCAGGAAAAGGGACTGAAACCTTCCAATCCTCTTCCTTACAACTTTCATGTGAATCTGGAAGCGGGTAAAATTATAATGACTAATTTAAAGGAAAATGGGGTTCCGCTTCATCTTTATGACAGAACCCAATTGAACGGCAATAATTATTATTTTTCTTATGCTTTATACTCCGGAAAGGAATTATCTCATCCGGCATCACAAACAGGGATCTATGATTATGAAGTTTTTGGTCCTAATGGTTTTTTCCGAAAGTTTAAAGGAAATAATGCTTCACCATCAGAAATTATTTTGATTAATAATACTTCAAAAAATCAGGTTGAGGTGATTATTAAAAATGGTAAAAAAGGCAGTATTACCCTGGAAAATCTGTATACAAAAAATAAAAAAACAATCACTGTCCAGAAGCCGGAAGAAAAAATAGTGATTGACCTTGGACCATACAAAGGCTGGTATGATATAATAGTGACCTCTGATGAGCATAGCTGGCATTTTGCAGGAAGAATAGAAACAGGCAAGGTTTCTGTTTCAGATCCTCACTGGGCATAAAAATTTTCTTCAACAAAACATCATAAATCCTGTGCCAACGTGCGGGATTTTTTGCGCACAAAAGTGAAATATTTTTCAATTATATTACATTACAACAGAAGAATAATCAATGATATAAAAATTATCATACATTTATTTCATAATTCATTGATTTTTTTATTACTTTCACTCAACTAATATTAAGATCATGAATAAATTAAAATTAACGGTTGCAATGTCTTTATTTGCAGCTGCCATATCCGGAAATTTAAGTGCTCAGGATTCCAATACAGACAGCCATACGATCACCATTTCGGTTCCTGAAGTTGCTCTTGTAGACATTGAACCTGCTGCTGCGAAAAATATCACGTTAGGATTTACGGCTCCTACTGAAGCAGGGAGTCCTATTCTACCCAGTGCAGCCAACACTACGCTGTGGCTAAATTATTCCACTATCAAATCTGATACTAAACCTTCCCGTAGTGTAAGTGTAAAACTTAATGCTATTATTCCCGGAATAGATGTGCACGTAACAGCCGCTGCTCCTACAGGTGCAGGAGCAGGAGCTTTAGGAACATCTGCTGGGCTTTTAACCTTAAGCGCTGCTGACCAGACGATTATTTCCGGTATTGGAAGTGCCTATACAGGAAATGGAGCTAATAACGGACATAACCTTACGTACGCGCTGGCTGCTGGAAGCGGACCTGGTGGTGTAGCAAGTTATTCGGATTTATTGGCAAAACCATCTATTCTAGCTACTGTTGTCTATACCTTAATAGACAACTAGAATTCTAAATATTCAATTCTGTATTTCAAAAACAAGAAGAAATTGTGTTCCAGTTTCTTCCTGTTTTTATATTATTAAATAATAAACCTCAAAACTTTATATGATGATAAAGCGTATTCTTTTTTTAATCACTCTGATTTTGCAGTTCAGCTTTTTACATGCCGGCATTGTGGTTCTTAATGGGCTTACGCATTCCTACAAGATAGAAAACGGCAAAGTTTATAAAGGAAAAATAGCCATTGAAAATACGGGCAGTAGCCCACAGACTGTAAAATTATTTTTACAGGATTTTTCTTACCATGCTGATGGTACCATTAATTACACAGCATTGCATACACAGAAAAGGACTAATGGAGATTGGATAAAACTGAATACCAATCTGGTAACACTAAAAGGTAAAGAAAAAACAGAAGTGTTTTATGAAGTTACCGTTCCCGATCAGGCAATGGATCCCGGGAGTTACTGGAGCGTCATTATTGTAGAGCCTGTAGAGGATATAAAACCCAGTGATAAACAACCTGGAGTAAGCATTACCTCTGTGGTACGATATGCCATTCAGGTCATTACAGATTATGATATGGAAAAGGCCAAACCGGACCTTAGATTTGAAAATATCAAAGTAGAGAAAGAAGAAGGAAAACAAACGGTAAAAATAGCGATCGCCAACAATGGAAATCTTTATTGTAAACCCACAGCATCCATTGAAATCTATAACCGTAAAACAGGAGAAAAAATAGGGACTTTTTCAAGCTTAAAAATGGGTCTTCTGCCTTCTACTTCCAAAACTTTTTACATTGATATCAGTAAAGTACCACCGGCTAAGTACAAAGCTACTGTTATAGCAACGGATGAAGACGAGAACGCTTTTGCGCTCAATGTGGAACTAGAAGTAAAAAATGATTAAAACCTGGACATTATTTATTGTTATACTATTCCCGTTATTCGCTTTTTCTCAACAACAACCAACCCGATTGGTCAGTAAAAAAGATAGCTTAATACCGGGAATGTCTACTTCTATTCCTTTCAGTCTGCAAAATAATTCGCCTGAGAATAAAGTATTTGATATTTCTGTTACTACATCAAGTCCGCTTATCACTCCTATTTTAGAAAAAGGAGAATTTCAGATCTCCTCTCAGGAAACTTCAGTGTATCTTGTTCCTTTACGGATTTCAGCTGAAACAGTACAAGGAGAATATTCTGTTACATTAAATATTACAGACCGTTCTAACGGATTGTCTTTCACAAAAACATCTCAGATTACAGTTTCCGCAAGCAGAAAGCTCTCCCTTACAGCATTGGAATCACCGGAGTTTACAAGAGCCGGAGAAACCATCCGTGCGTCTTTTCTTCTCAAAAACAATGGTAACATCACAGAAAGTCTTATTCTGGAAAGTAAAAATGCTATTGTTGACCATGATCCAACTATCATTCTGGACCCCAACGAATCGAAAGTCATTACAATACATAAAGCTACTAATCCGGAACTGGGGCAGAATGAATTTCAAAACCTAAATCTTTCGGTACATTCAAAAGATAACCCTAAGGAAGATCAAACCATCTACATAAGCACTCAGGTCATATCAGTACAGCC
Proteins encoded in this region:
- a CDS encoding WxL protein host-binding domain-containing protein, with translation MMIKRILFLITLILQFSFLHAGIVVLNGLTHSYKIENGKVYKGKIAIENTGSSPQTVKLFLQDFSYHADGTINYTALHTQKRTNGDWIKLNTNLVTLKGKEKTEVFYEVTVPDQAMDPGSYWSVIIVEPVEDIKPSDKQPGVSITSVVRYAIQVITDYDMEKAKPDLRFENIKVEKEEGKQTVKIAIANNGNLYCKPTASIEIYNRKTGEKIGTFSSLKMGLLPSTSKTFYIDISKVPPAKYKATVIATDEDENAFALNVELEVKND